One genomic window of Methanosalsum zhilinae DSM 4017 includes the following:
- the mcrD gene encoding methyl-coenzyme M reductase operon protein D — MVSASDKEEPVQVEIFPKRLLGPEKAQKLLNELSNIDGILRAVIQGPRLPLKVPYGPATGEDVHHPDRKVVQIANTTFELSIMVGRIRLELANTDVKEKVRQVCEKMIPFGFEFREGTFIAKRSTVTDYAKRGPDADPTLRGLFDPKAKIDEQVCILKRDEDDENNE; from the coding sequence ATGGTTTCTGCTTCAGATAAAGAAGAACCTGTTCAGGTTGAGATATTTCCAAAACGACTACTTGGCCCGGAAAAAGCTCAAAAACTGCTCAATGAGCTCAGCAATATTGATGGGATACTAAGGGCAGTGATACAGGGTCCAAGATTGCCTCTCAAAGTGCCTTATGGACCGGCTACCGGAGAAGATGTACATCATCCGGACAGAAAGGTAGTACAGATAGCAAATACTACATTTGAACTTTCTATTATGGTCGGAAGAATAAGGCTGGAACTTGCAAATACGGATGTAAAGGAGAAGGTCAGGCAAGTCTGTGAAAAAATGATACCTTTCGGTTTTGAATTTAGAGAGGGAACATTTATCGCAAAAAGATCGACAGTAACAGACTATGCAAAAAGAGGTCCTGATGCGGATCCGACCTTACGGGGATTATTCGATCCAAAGGCTAAGATTGATGAGCAGGTCTGCATCCTTAAGAGGGATGAAGACGATGAGAACAATGAGTGA
- a CDS encoding DUF5667 domain-containing protein: MRNIIIISILIIALCMLPVASADLVELENTAENYEFRDAGTTPDSLFYGFERAIESIDIHLTFDDQKKVEKILSYSERRLSEAWIMQERNQSDLAEQAEQRYTEHLMMARELGHNVADDAVRQEIESAISQATGIHMIVLEKKSISPNDRGYTAKKTAEEISIQTEVNPVDKAHKYSRIAEHRLNEVDRLVESNRTDSIEPVLEDYETIINDMSMMAEGLDEANRTEVEIIVAESTLKHQERLEMVHQKVPDNAKESIEKAMNRSLAGHERALEALEKRDSIPEDLRKDIDRAPVVNESIRNQNTNNVEHFQGQKEMGTEHI, translated from the coding sequence ATGAGAAATATAATTATAATTTCAATCTTAATTATCGCTCTATGTATGCTCCCGGTAGCATCAGCTGATCTAGTTGAACTTGAAAATACAGCTGAAAACTATGAGTTCAGAGATGCAGGGACAACTCCGGATTCTCTGTTTTACGGATTCGAAAGAGCCATCGAATCCATTGACATCCATTTGACGTTTGATGACCAGAAAAAAGTTGAAAAAATACTTTCATACAGTGAAAGGAGACTAAGTGAAGCATGGATAATGCAGGAAAGAAATCAATCTGATCTTGCAGAACAGGCTGAACAGAGATATACTGAACATCTGATGATGGCCAGAGAACTGGGACATAATGTGGCTGATGACGCAGTAAGACAGGAAATAGAGTCGGCTATTAGTCAGGCAACAGGAATTCATATGATTGTTCTTGAAAAGAAGAGTATTTCACCCAATGACAGGGGATATACTGCAAAAAAGACTGCTGAAGAAATTAGCATTCAAACTGAAGTAAATCCTGTTGATAAGGCTCACAAATATTCAAGGATTGCAGAACATCGTTTAAACGAGGTAGACAGGCTGGTTGAAAGTAACAGAACAGATTCTATAGAACCGGTACTTGAAGACTATGAAACAATAATAAATGATATGAGCATGATGGCAGAAGGTCTTGATGAGGCAAATAGGACAGAAGTCGAAATTATTGTAGCAGAATCCACTTTAAAACATCAGGAAAGACTTGAAATGGTGCACCAAAAAGTACCAGATAATGCAAAAGAGTCAATTGAAAAAGCAATGAACAGATCTCTTGCAGGTCATGAACGAGCTCTTGAGGCACTCGAAAAAAGAGATAGTATACCAGAGGACCTACGAAAAGATATTGACAGAGCACCTGTAGTTAACGAATCAATCCGAAATCAGAATACAAATAATGTGGAACATTTCCAAGGACAAAAAGAGATGGGAACAGAGCATATCTAA
- a CDS encoding homoserine dehydrogenase gives MNIIRVSIIGFGAVGQGVAEVILKKMDYLRDLNLEIKVVAVVDSRGAEIDTEGIDLAKALERKRSKGTVALVDKTGLDVIKNIEHDVVIETTPTNIDDGGAGLRNMLEAFRQGRDVVTSNKGPLALKYTELVEAANSSGSKFRFEATVGGAMPIINLIKGVLAGNEILSIQGILNGTCNYILTRMLEEEASYEQMLAEAQERGIAETDPTYDVEGIDAACKLVILANSVFGMNATYKDVDVTGISKITPESMILAYNDGYVTKLIGEVRKDLLCVAPRLVPIGHPLSVGDTLNVASVQTDLAGPVTITGRGAGSIETASAILSDLISISRNMNE, from the coding sequence ATGAATATTATACGTGTTTCTATTATAGGTTTTGGTGCTGTTGGACAGGGCGTAGCAGAAGTTATTTTGAAGAAGATGGATTATCTGCGAGATCTAAATCTCGAAATAAAAGTTGTAGCAGTTGTTGATTCCAGAGGAGCTGAAATAGATACTGAAGGTATCGATCTTGCTAAAGCCCTTGAAAGGAAACGTTCAAAAGGAACAGTGGCTCTTGTTGACAAAACAGGACTTGATGTAATTAAGAATATTGAACATGATGTTGTTATTGAAACAACCCCTACGAATATTGATGATGGTGGCGCCGGTCTCAGGAATATGCTTGAGGCTTTCAGGCAGGGCCGTGATGTGGTTACTTCAAATAAGGGCCCCCTTGCTCTTAAGTATACGGAACTTGTAGAAGCTGCTAACAGTTCTGGATCAAAGTTCAGATTCGAGGCAACGGTTGGCGGTGCAATGCCAATAATAAATTTGATCAAGGGGGTGCTTGCAGGCAATGAAATTCTAAGTATACAGGGAATTCTGAACGGAACCTGCAACTATATCCTCACACGGATGCTGGAAGAAGAAGCATCCTATGAACAGATGCTTGCAGAGGCTCAGGAACGTGGAATTGCAGAGACTGACCCCACATACGATGTTGAAGGAATTGATGCCGCCTGCAAGTTAGTTATTCTTGCAAATAGTGTTTTTGGAATGAATGCCACCTATAAGGATGTAGATGTGACCGGAATTTCAAAAATTACCCCAGAATCAATGATACTTGCATACAATGATGGATATGTAACAAAACTGATAGGAGAAGTTCGAAAGGATCTCCTGTGCGTAGCTCCTCGTCTGGTACCCATAGGGCATCCGCTTTCAGTCGGAGACACCCTTAATGTTGCATCAGTACAGACTGACCTTGCAGGACCGGTCACAATAACAGGCAGAGGTGCAGGTTCTATTGAAACGGCAAGCGCCATATTGAGCGACCTGATATCCATATCCAGAAATATGAATGAATAA
- a CDS encoding helix-turn-helix transcriptional regulator produces MNFVKSKNVFHFLIAFLILIAIATPVQAGTATVHGAVYDWYTFDLLENTVVEVNSTPPQSLVAKHGIYSFDLSPGEYKISARYYENGTLRAYAEERITIEGQGNYVLDLLLLPAFDDEDLIDSEFNEDMTSIAEERSRPADDDSGISLDMFTLILVFTAFLILVMAGYFLWKNGSAVSMAEKEEKEEKKKDLDNNYPGSSDTLLLSSDLQEVLDIISSHEGRITQKELRKRMNYSEAKVSLMLSELEHNGLIEKFKHGRGNVIILVHKPEKGNK; encoded by the coding sequence ATGAATTTTGTGAAATCAAAAAACGTATTTCATTTTCTGATAGCCTTCTTAATATTGATTGCTATTGCAACACCTGTGCAGGCAGGTACAGCCACAGTACATGGTGCAGTATATGACTGGTATACATTTGATTTACTGGAAAATACAGTTGTTGAAGTCAATTCTACACCGCCGCAGTCATTGGTTGCAAAGCATGGGATATATTCCTTTGACCTTTCACCGGGAGAATATAAAATATCTGCAAGATATTACGAGAACGGAACGCTCAGGGCTTATGCTGAAGAAAGGATAACTATAGAAGGTCAGGGAAATTATGTACTTGATCTTCTTCTTTTACCTGCTTTTGATGATGAAGATCTCATTGATAGTGAATTTAATGAAGATATGACCAGTATAGCTGAGGAAAGGTCCAGGCCTGCGGATGATGACTCTGGTATCTCTCTGGACATGTTCACTTTAATATTAGTGTTTACTGCATTTCTTATTCTGGTAATGGCAGGATATTTCCTATGGAAAAATGGTTCTGCTGTATCTATGGCAGAAAAAGAGGAAAAAGAGGAAAAAAAGAAGGACTTAGATAATAACTATCCAGGATCATCTGACACATTATTACTGTCTTCTGACCTGCAGGAAGTACTGGATATTATTTCATCACATGAAGGACGTATTACCCAGAAAGAACTTAGAAAAAGAATGAACTATTCAGAGGCAAAAGTAAGCCTCATGTTATCTGAACTAGAACATAATGGCCTGATTGAAAAGTTCAAACATGGAAGAGGAAATGTGATAATACTGGTTCATAAGCCTGAAAAAGGAAATAAATGA
- a CDS encoding thymidylate synthase, with amino-acid sequence MSYIQENFYEKKSIGRIIKASSISDAWYRGLNVIWNHGETITDERGTQIKEFINLMIVIDDPYTNQIPEDISWNTERLEEYAKQLISGENVQDFEYTYGQRLRNWNSEIDQIAYVIEKINDNQNTRRATAVTWIPSIDTKVDEVPCMIVDDFKVRNNRLNLTTLFRSHDFGGAYPANLYGLSKLLEYVAENTGVKPGKITTISVSAHIYDHDWEKIEEILKGV; translated from the coding sequence TTGTCTTACATTCAGGAGAATTTTTATGAAAAAAAATCGATCGGAAGAATAATAAAAGCCAGTAGCATAAGTGATGCATGGTATCGGGGATTGAACGTTATATGGAACCACGGGGAAACAATAACTGATGAACGGGGCACCCAGATTAAAGAGTTTATCAACCTGATGATCGTGATAGATGACCCTTATACAAACCAGATTCCTGAGGACATTTCATGGAACACAGAAAGACTTGAAGAATATGCTAAACAACTTATATCCGGTGAAAATGTTCAGGATTTTGAATATACATATGGACAACGTCTCAGGAACTGGAACTCGGAGATCGATCAGATAGCATATGTTATAGAAAAGATTAATGATAATCAGAATACCCGAAGGGCAACAGCAGTTACCTGGATCCCTTCAATAGATACAAAAGTTGATGAAGTTCCATGTATGATAGTGGATGACTTTAAGGTTAGAAACAACCGGCTAAATCTAACAACTCTTTTTAGAAGCCATGATTTTGGAGGGGCCTACCCTGCAAACCTTTACGGCTTATCAAAACTACTCGAATATGTAGCTGAAAATACAGGAGTTAAACCCGGTAAAATCACTACCATAAGCGTTTCAGCCCACATATATGACCATGACTGGGAAAAAATTGAAGAAATTCTAAAGGGTGTCTGA
- the mcrG gene encoding coenzyme-B sulfoethylthiotransferase subunit gamma has protein sequence MAYEPQFYPGNTIVAENRRKHMSGKLEKLREISDEDLTLILGHRAPGSDYPSTHPPLAEMGEPECSIRELVEPTEGAKAGDRVRYVQFVDSMYNAPATPYFRSYFAAINFRGVDPGTLSGRQVVEARERDMENVAKVSLETEISCPALSGLRGATVHGHSLRLQEDGVMFDMLDRRRLENGTIIMDKDQVGRPLDKKVDLGKPMSEDEAAKRTTIFRADNVAFRDDEEVVEWVHRVWSQRTKYGFQPRLQ, from the coding sequence ATGGCATATGAACCACAATTTTATCCAGGAAATACAATAGTTGCTGAAAATAGAAGAAAGCATATGTCAGGAAAACTGGAAAAGCTCAGAGAAATTTCAGATGAAGACCTGACTTTGATTTTAGGACATCGTGCACCAGGTAGTGATTACCCAAGCACACACCCACCACTTGCTGAAATGGGTGAACCGGAGTGTTCAATAAGAGAACTGGTTGAACCAACTGAAGGAGCAAAAGCTGGTGACCGTGTAAGATATGTTCAGTTTGTAGATTCTATGTACAATGCCCCAGCTACACCATACTTCAGGTCATATTTTGCTGCTATCAACTTTAGAGGTGTTGACCCAGGTACACTATCCGGAAGACAGGTAGTAGAGGCACGTGAAAGGGATATGGAAAATGTAGCAAAAGTTTCTCTTGAAACAGAAATCAGCTGTCCTGCACTTTCTGGTCTAAGAGGTGCCACTGTCCATGGCCACTCACTGCGTCTTCAGGAAGACGGTGTGATGTTCGACATGCTTGACAGAAGGAGACTTGAAAACGGCACAATCATCATGGACAAGGACCAGGTCGGAAGACCATTGGATAAAAAGGTCGATCTTGGAAAACCAATGTCTGAAGATGAAGCCGCTAAAAGGACTACCATATTCCGTGCCGACAATGTTGCATTCAGAGATGACGAAGAAGTTGTTGAATGGGTACACAGAGTCTGGTCACAGAGAACTAAGTATGGATTCCAGCCAAGATTACAATAA
- a CDS encoding amino acid-binding protein has product MRVSMDIELKDIPGQLLLALQPISDLKGNLISIVHHHEKHTPRGTIPVQLVFEIGSSNLDTLISRLENSGVDVVRVGEERFIEHGAVILIGHIVHTNIQDTIDTIDNTGFAEVVGLTLSMPRVSKPSSAFLKIDAVGKKELYEAISILKNVASKKNLLVIEPIETQMK; this is encoded by the coding sequence ATGCGAGTTTCAATGGACATTGAACTAAAAGATATTCCAGGACAATTGCTTTTAGCGTTACAACCCATATCAGATCTTAAAGGAAACCTGATTTCGATTGTACATCATCATGAGAAGCATACTCCCCGTGGTACTATTCCGGTACAGCTGGTATTTGAGATTGGATCCAGTAATCTTGACACATTAATTTCCCGGCTGGAAAATAGTGGTGTTGATGTGGTAAGAGTAGGAGAAGAGAGATTCATTGAACACGGGGCGGTGATCCTTATTGGCCACATTGTCCATACAAATATACAGGATACCATTGATACCATTGACAACACTGGTTTTGCAGAAGTTGTAGGCCTTACTCTTTCAATGCCACGTGTAAGCAAGCCGTCATCTGCATTTTTAAAGATAGATGCTGTTGGGAAAAAGGAATTGTATGAAGCTATATCTATTCTGAAAAATGTAGCTTCTAAAAAGAATCTTCTGGTTATTGAGCCGATTGAAACTCAGATGAAGTAA
- the mcrA gene encoding coenzyme-B sulfoethylthiotransferase subunit alpha codes for MTTDRERRFKKQLEIKFTKEFGDNKQSGGSITDTRNKYHRLGVDQDPRKREMREAGQKVAKERGLVGYNPMMHCGGIPLGQRAITPSFVSGTDIMVEPDDLHYVNNAAMQQMWDDIRRTCIVGLDMAHETLEKRLGMEVTPETINHYLEVLNHALPGGAVVQEYMVETHPALVDDCYVKIFTGDDDLADEIDKQFLIDINKEFPEEQAEQLKKSIGKTTWQAAHIPTIVSRTTDGGQTSRWIAMQVGMSFISAYNMCAGEAAVADLSYSAKHAAVVSMGDMLPARRARAPNEPGGLTFGHMADIVQTSRKTPEDPANIALEVVGAGCMLYDQIWLGSYMSGGVGFTQYATAAYTNNILDDNLYYDVDYINDKYDGAANTGTDNKVKPTLDVVKDIATESTIYGLENYEKYPTALEDHFGGSQRATVLSAAAGSATAIATGHGNAGLSAWYLSMYLHKEAHGRLGFFGYDLQDQCGATNVFSYQSDEGSPIELRGPNYPNYAMNVGHQGGYAAITSAAHAGRGDAFALNPLLKICFADDLLPFDFTQPRKEFGRGALREFSPAGERSLIIPAK; via the coding sequence ATGACAACTGATAGAGAAAGAAGATTCAAGAAACAACTTGAAATCAAATTTACCAAGGAATTCGGGGACAATAAACAGAGTGGCGGATCAATTACCGACACAAGAAACAAGTATCACAGACTTGGTGTTGACCAGGATCCAAGAAAACGTGAAATGAGGGAAGCTGGTCAGAAGGTCGCCAAAGAGAGAGGGCTTGTAGGATATAATCCGATGATGCACTGTGGTGGAATTCCTCTCGGTCAGAGAGCAATTACGCCATCTTTTGTATCAGGAACCGACATAATGGTTGAACCTGATGATCTTCACTACGTCAACAATGCTGCAATGCAGCAGATGTGGGATGACATCAGAAGAACCTGTATTGTCGGGCTGGACATGGCTCACGAGACACTCGAGAAAAGACTTGGAATGGAGGTTACTCCAGAAACCATCAACCACTACCTTGAGGTGCTAAACCATGCACTGCCTGGTGGGGCTGTTGTTCAGGAATATATGGTGGAAACCCATCCAGCTCTTGTAGATGACTGTTATGTTAAAATCTTCACTGGTGATGATGACCTTGCTGATGAGATTGACAAACAGTTCCTGATCGATATCAACAAAGAATTCCCTGAGGAACAGGCAGAGCAGCTCAAAAAATCAATCGGAAAAACAACATGGCAGGCTGCACACATTCCAACCATTGTTAGCAGAACAACTGATGGTGGACAGACCAGCAGGTGGATTGCTATGCAGGTAGGTATGTCATTTATCTCAGCATACAACATGTGTGCCGGTGAAGCAGCAGTAGCTGATCTTTCATATTCTGCAAAACATGCGGCTGTTGTCTCCATGGGAGATATGCTTCCAGCAAGACGTGCACGTGCACCAAACGAACCTGGAGGACTTACTTTCGGACACATGGCAGATATTGTCCAGACCAGTCGAAAGACCCCAGAAGACCCTGCAAACATTGCTCTTGAAGTAGTAGGTGCAGGATGTATGCTTTACGACCAGATCTGGCTTGGATCATACATGTCTGGTGGTGTTGGTTTCACACAGTATGCAACTGCAGCATATACCAACAACATACTTGATGACAACCTGTACTATGATGTTGATTATATCAATGACAAGTATGATGGTGCTGCAAATACCGGTACTGACAATAAGGTCAAACCAACCCTTGATGTAGTAAAGGATATTGCAACTGAGTCCACAATATACGGACTGGAGAACTATGAGAAATATCCAACTGCACTTGAAGACCACTTTGGTGGATCTCAGAGGGCAACTGTTCTCTCCGCTGCAGCTGGTTCCGCAACTGCAATTGCAACAGGACACGGAAATGCTGGTCTTTCTGCATGGTATCTGAGCATGTACCTGCACAAGGAAGCACACGGACGTCTTGGCTTCTTTGGATACGATCTGCAGGATCAGTGTGGTGCAACCAACGTATTCTCATACCAGTCTGACGAAGGATCCCCAATTGAGCTACGTGGTCCAAACTATCCAAACTACGCAATGAATGTGGGTCACCAGGGTGGATATGCTGCAATCACATCAGCAGCTCATGCAGGACGTGGAGATGCATTTGCATTGAACCCACTCCTGAAGATCTGCTTTGCAGACGATCTGTTGCCATTTGACTTCACACAGCCAAGGAAAGAATTTGGCAGAGGCGCTCTTAGAGAGTTCTCTCCAGCTGGTGAAAGATCACTTATCATTCCGGCAAAATAA
- the htpX gene encoding zinc metalloprotease HtpX, translating to MSNTIKTTLLLATLTGLLVIVGMLVGGTSGMIIAFIFAIVMNFGTYWYSDKIVLKMYRAKEVTESEQPELYNIVRRLAMRAKLPMPKVYIVETSMPNAFATGRNPEHAAVAATTAIMNLLTTEELEGVIAHELAHIKNRDTLISAVAATIAGVITMVATWLRWTAIFGGLGGRDSQGAGSIVGFIALAVIAPLAATIIQLAISRSREFAADAEGARISQKPWALANALQKLERGVAYQPKGETINQGTAHMLIVNPLKGKGLTSLFRTHPHTEERIRRLKEMK from the coding sequence ATGAGTAACACTATTAAAACAACATTATTGCTGGCCACACTAACAGGTTTACTGGTTATTGTAGGTATGCTGGTTGGTGGAACAAGCGGGATGATAATAGCATTCATATTTGCTATTGTCATGAATTTCGGTACATACTGGTACAGTGACAAGATTGTACTGAAGATGTATCGTGCAAAGGAAGTTACAGAATCTGAACAGCCTGAGCTTTACAATATTGTCCGCAGGCTTGCGATGAGAGCAAAACTTCCAATGCCAAAGGTATATATTGTTGAAACCTCGATGCCAAATGCCTTTGCTACAGGAAGAAATCCTGAACATGCAGCAGTAGCTGCTACCACAGCAATAATGAACCTCCTGACAACAGAAGAACTTGAAGGAGTGATTGCACATGAACTGGCTCATATCAAAAACCGAGATACTCTGATAAGTGCAGTTGCAGCAACAATTGCAGGTGTGATCACCATGGTTGCAACCTGGCTGAGATGGACTGCAATATTTGGAGGTCTCGGTGGCAGAGATAGTCAGGGTGCTGGCAGTATTGTCGGCTTTATTGCACTGGCTGTAATTGCACCACTTGCAGCAACAATAATACAGCTCGCAATTTCAAGATCCAGAGAATTTGCGGCTGATGCAGAAGGTGCACGTATATCACAGAAACCATGGGCCCTTGCAAACGCGCTTCAAAAACTTGAACGCGGAGTTGCATACCAGCCTAAAGGAGAAACTATCAATCAGGGTACAGCGCATATGCTGATAGTAAATCCACTCAAGGGAAAAGGACTCACATCACTATTTAGAACACATCCTCATACAGAAGAAAGAATTCGCAGGCTTAAGGAAATGAAATAA
- the aroA gene encoding 3-phosphoshikimate 1-carboxyvinyltransferase: MKVSIKSSYLEGEIYAPSSKSYTHRAITIAALSNNSVIHRPLISEDTKSTIRACEMFGAKIEQHNSDLIIKGVNGHPQIPDNVIDIANSGTTLRFMTAIAALTDGITVLTGDESIRSRPNGPLIDVLNSMGSRVYSTRNNGCAPLVIHGGVKGSDIQIGGSVSSQFISALLITCPVLMEESTIIIRGDLKSKPYVDITLELIENAGGCIENKEYKMFKIIPGQKYNLKDYTVPGDFSSASYLLAAAVLAGKRTGITVKNIYPSRQGDRKIINILEQMEANIKWNRETGDAIVKPGKLKGVTVDVGNTPDLVPTIAVLGAVAQGTTIIENAEHVRYKETDRLHAITVELRKMGIDIHEEQDRLIINGGHLEGADVHGWHDHRIVMALTVAGMVAGDTTVDTAESVAISYPDFFEDIRSLGAKIQIDEE; this comes from the coding sequence ATGAAAGTATCTATCAAGTCCTCCTATTTGGAAGGAGAAATATATGCACCATCTTCAAAGAGCTATACTCATCGGGCAATTACAATCGCTGCACTATCCAATAATTCAGTTATTCACAGGCCACTTATATCTGAAGATACAAAATCAACTATTCGTGCATGTGAAATGTTTGGTGCAAAGATAGAACAGCACAATTCTGATCTCATCATCAAAGGAGTCAATGGACATCCACAGATACCGGATAATGTTATCGATATTGCCAACTCAGGTACTACCCTTCGGTTCATGACAGCAATAGCTGCTCTTACAGATGGAATTACTGTTCTTACTGGAGACGAATCTATAAGGTCTCGACCAAACGGACCTTTAATTGATGTGTTAAATAGCATGGGAAGCAGAGTTTATTCCACCCGCAATAACGGATGTGCTCCACTTGTGATACATGGAGGAGTGAAGGGATCGGATATACAGATAGGAGGATCTGTAAGCTCACAGTTCATATCAGCCCTTTTAATCACATGTCCTGTTCTAATGGAAGAGTCAACAATAATTATCCGTGGTGACCTCAAATCAAAGCCTTATGTAGACATAACACTGGAATTAATCGAAAATGCCGGTGGATGTATAGAAAATAAAGAATATAAAATGTTCAAAATTATTCCTGGTCAGAAATATAACCTTAAGGATTATACAGTGCCCGGAGATTTTTCATCTGCTTCATATCTACTCGCTGCAGCTGTACTTGCAGGAAAAAGGACTGGAATTACCGTTAAGAATATTTATCCATCCAGACAGGGAGACAGAAAAATTATCAATATCCTGGAGCAAATGGAAGCAAACATTAAATGGAACAGAGAAACAGGCGATGCCATTGTAAAGCCGGGAAAACTTAAAGGAGTTACAGTAGATGTAGGAAACACTCCCGATCTTGTCCCTACAATTGCAGTTCTGGGAGCAGTTGCACAGGGAACAACCATAATTGAGAATGCAGAACATGTAAGATATAAAGAGACTGACCGTTTACATGCCATAACTGTTGAACTGCGCAAAATGGGTATAGATATACACGAAGAACAGGACCGTCTGATCATAAATGGTGGCCATCTGGAGGGTGCAGATGTGCATGGATGGCATGATCACCGAATTGTAATGGCCCTCACCGTTGCTGGAATGGTGGCAGGTGATACAACAGTGGATACTGCAGAATCAGTAGCTATATCATATCCTGACTTTTTTGAGGATATACGCTCGCTTGGAGCAAAAATTCAGATTGATGAAGAATAA
- the mcrC gene encoding methyl-coenzyme M reductase I operon protein C, translating to MIDRETQVVDCRHGMGLGRGGGLAQRGTISEAGSSDVIAVAMSPGRRHITKPVCELTYGMRKENIQVSVLVLQAGSGVPDVEMTSGSFGISPEEIEQIARHKLAVIHVGNIPDHIMKKVREILSYVDIPAIVVCQPPVDFEDFAKAGIITKAVKPKEKDIRTKGRVMEIVTGVVRGESSTRDKLNELVKDVKITMKTI from the coding sequence ATGATCGACCGGGAAACTCAGGTAGTGGACTGCAGGCATGGAATGGGTCTTGGCAGGGGAGGAGGACTCGCACAAAGAGGCACCATCTCCGAAGCTGGGAGCTCCGATGTCATTGCTGTTGCAATGAGTCCAGGTCGAAGACATATTACAAAACCTGTATGTGAGCTAACATATGGGATGCGTAAAGAAAATATTCAGGTCAGCGTGCTCGTACTGCAAGCAGGATCGGGTGTTCCGGATGTGGAAATGACATCAGGATCATTTGGAATCTCCCCGGAGGAGATAGAGCAGATTGCAAGGCACAAGCTGGCTGTGATACACGTAGGAAACATTCCGGATCACATTATGAAAAAGGTCAGGGAAATATTGTCTTATGTAGACATTCCTGCAATAGTTGTATGCCAGCCGCCAGTTGACTTTGAGGACTTTGCAAAAGCAGGGATTATAACAAAAGCTGTAAAACCTAAAGAAAAAGATATCCGAACCAAGGGAAGAGTAATGGAAATCGTGACGGGAGTCGTTAGAGGTGAATCCTCAACAAGGGATAAACTAAATGAGCTCGTCAAAGATGTTAAAATAACAATGAAAACAATTTAA